Within Sphingobium sp. EP60837, the genomic segment GTATGGGCAACCGTGTCGTCATCTTCGACCAGCAATATCCGATGCTTTCCCGGAGCAACCTTAGCCTCCGCATCTTCAATATGTTGTGCCGCATTCTTCGTGGATCGTGGCAGCATCAGGGTGATGGTCGTTCCCTTGCCCTCGATGCTATCGACCCGAACATCGCCTCCGGAGGCGCGCACAAAACCATAGACCTGGCTCAGCCCCAGACCCGTACCCTGGCCGACCCCCTTGGTGGTGTAGAAGGGCTCAAATATCTTGGCGACGTCATCGGCGGGTATGCCGCTGCCCTGGTCAGTCAGGGCGAGGTGAACGCAATCCCCGCGCTCGCCCTGGCCGGGCGCATTGGCGCCCTCAATCACGATGACGCCGCCCTTCGCCATCGCGTCGCGGGCGTTGAGGGCGATATTGAGGATGGCGACCTCAAGCTCGGAAGCGTCCACTTCGACCAGCCAGAGATCGCTCGGCAGATGCATGGCGACGCGGATGCTTTCGCCCAGCGACCGCTCCAGCAGCGCGTCCATCCCGCTCACCCGCTGCCGCAGGTCGATGACTTCCGGCTTCAGCGGCGAGCGACGGGCAAAGGCGAGCAACTGCTTGGTCAGCTTAGAGCCCCGATCCACCGCCTGGCGGATGCCTGCCTTCAATTTTTCCAGCTTTACCGGGTCATTCGTGCGCTCCATCAGGTCTAACCCGCCGGAAGCAACCATCAATAAATTATTGAAATCATGGGCAACCCCGCCCGTAAGCTGGCCCATCGCCTCCATCTTCTGCGACTGACGAAGCGCTTCCTGCGCCCGCATTCTGCTCGTTATTTCATTCTGCAACTCCTGATGAGCCTTGCGCAGCGAAGCATAGGACGCCGCGAGCACGACGATCAGCAGAGAGGCAAGCACCACGATCACGGCCAGGCCAAGATAGCGGGTCACCCGCCGCGACCAGCTGTCCACTGTCGATTGCAGATAGACCGAGCCCAGCCGCGTGCTGCCCTGCACCACGGGCGCAGTAACGATCAGCGCGTTGCCCACGATCCTGGGTTCACCCATCGCAATGCGCGACGGCAGGCGGGCAGGGGGCCGCGCAAAGCCGGTGACCAGGCTGCCGTCAGGACGCAAAGCCGCCGCGGCAATGATCTGCGGATCTGCGCGAAGGGCGTTCAGATATTCCTGCAAGGCGACATCATCGTCAAAGGCAAGGGGCGCTGCGATGCCGCTCGCCAATATCTGCGCCTGCACCGCGCTTTGCCGCGCCTTCTCCAGTTGCCCGACCCGTTCCAACTGAAAGGCCACCGCAACGCTCGCGGCCAGCAAAAGCAGCGCGATCAGCACCGCCGCCAGCGGTGTCGCCATCTGCGCGACAATGCCAAAAGCGCGCGGCCGATCAGCTGATTTCGCTTGAGGAGCGTCTGTCATTTTCGATCCACCGCAATGGCGAGTCCGAGCAATTTGGAACTGATCTTCAGATGGGAGGCACGCGCCGCACTGTCATCGATCTGAAAGCGCACGCGACCGCTCTGCACGACGAACTGGATCATCGCCCCCGGCGGCCCGCCGTCCCGGTCGGCAACGGTCAACACCGGCTGCCCGGTGATGGGAGCAAAGGGTGCATAATCCTTGTCGGCCGAACGACCCGCAAAGAGCATGTGACAACCCGCCATGCCGCTCTCCAGCTTCACCCGCCTTACCCTGACCGGACGGTTCGCCATCTTCTGCCCACGTATCACATCGTCCAGCACATTGCCGAACGGGTCCTCACCTGAAATGCAGATGGTGAAGCTCCGGTCACTACCCGGAAAAGCGGAAGGCGGCCATTCCACGAACGGCGCGAACTTGAAGAGGAAGCTCGCCTTCACCGCCTGCTCCAACGTCGCCGATGCGGTGGCCGTCCAGCCAGTTTCGGTTCCGGTCAAAGCGATCAGCGACAGGCAAAGCTGCGCCCTTCTTCGCCATCGGCCCTTTCGGCGCAGAGGACGGAAGTTCACATCGTCCATTTGAGCGCCACGAACACGCTGCGCCTTATGGGCGCCGCCTGGGACAGCGGCAGTTCCTGATGGCGGGCGTGCAGCAGGTTGAAACCGGACACAGACAGCTCCGCGCGCTCGCTGAACTGCCAGCCCAACCGTGCGCCCAGCTCAACATAGCCGGGAACGTGCGGGTCGGGCAGGGCGCTGACATAGCGCAGGTCCGCGTCCACATTGATCTCCCGGCCGATGTCCATCGACGACCGCAGCGAGGCGCGGTGGCGCGGATCATTACCGGCCTGCGACAGGCCGAGGAGCGGCACCGCTCCATCCTTGAACCGCAACTTGTGGATGAGCAGGCTGTAGCCCGGCTTGACCCGCCACCAATCCGCGATGCGGATATCCGCCCAAGCATCCAGGCCATAACTGTCCCCCTCCATACCATTGCCCCATCGCAATGGCAGGAAGCCGCCCGGCGCGGGATCGACCGTGCGCAGATCGTCA encodes:
- a CDS encoding ATP-binding protein, whose translation is MTDAPQAKSADRPRAFGIVAQMATPLAAVLIALLLLAASVAVAFQLERVGQLEKARQSAVQAQILASGIAAPLAFDDDVALQEYLNALRADPQIIAAAALRPDGSLVTGFARPPARLPSRIAMGEPRIVGNALIVTAPVVQGSTRLGSVYLQSTVDSWSRRVTRYLGLAVIVVLASLLIVVLAASYASLRKAHQELQNEITSRMRAQEALRQSQKMEAMGQLTGGVAHDFNNLLMVASGGLDLMERTNDPVKLEKLKAGIRQAVDRGSKLTKQLLAFARRSPLKPEVIDLRQRVSGMDALLERSLGESIRVAMHLPSDLWLVEVDASELEVAILNIALNARDAMAKGGVIVIEGANAPGQGERGDCVHLALTDQGSGIPADDVAKIFEPFYTTKGVGQGTGLGLSQVYGFVRASGGDVRVDSIEGKGTTITLMLPRSTKNAAQHIEDAEAKVAPGKHRILLVEDDDTVAHTVGGMLEELGYETERAENGDAALRRLDRERDFSLVLSDMIMPGDVSGIDLVRRVGHNWPALPTMLMTGYSAAAASAAKEGIRLLPKPFSIQDLSVQILAALDQKGHRPPTPE
- a CDS encoding YfiR family protein, coding for MDDVNFRPLRRKGRWRRRAQLCLSLIALTGTETGWTATASATLEQAVKASFLFKFAPFVEWPPSAFPGSDRSFTICISGEDPFGNVLDDVIRGQKMANRPVRVRRVKLESGMAGCHMLFAGRSADKDYAPFAPITGQPVLTVADRDGGPPGAMIQFVVQSGRVRFQIDDSAARASHLKISSKLLGLAIAVDRK